The Brevibacillus brevis genome contains a region encoding:
- a CDS encoding MBL fold metallo-hydrolase yields MRVTVLGYQSPYPGPGGATPGYLIETDRVKILLDCGSGVLAQLGKHLPIYELDAMLLSHYHHDHVADVGVMQYGLMVHQLFGQRPADKPLPIYAPALPVTNAQTLVYRDATTFTPITEETSVTIGDVAITFLRTDHGDGDPCYAMRLEANGRILVYGADSGPGTAWEGFATQADLFICEGTYLDYNLPAKPNGHLSVRQAAELAQSLSCRSLLVTHLFYGYDESQVIAEANAFVAGPVYAARIGLQIDL; encoded by the coding sequence ATGCGCGTTACCGTGTTAGGCTATCAATCTCCTTATCCTGGTCCAGGGGGTGCTACTCCGGGTTACCTGATTGAGACAGACCGTGTCAAAATTCTTCTCGACTGCGGCAGTGGTGTTCTTGCGCAGTTAGGCAAGCATTTGCCCATTTATGAGCTGGATGCCATGCTTTTATCTCACTACCATCATGATCATGTTGCGGATGTAGGAGTGATGCAGTACGGTTTGATGGTGCATCAGTTGTTTGGCCAAAGACCTGCTGACAAGCCGCTTCCAATCTATGCTCCTGCGCTGCCAGTGACCAATGCTCAGACATTGGTGTATCGAGATGCGACCACATTTACCCCAATCACGGAAGAAACGTCTGTTACCATTGGGGATGTCGCAATCACTTTTTTACGGACAGACCATGGTGACGGAGATCCATGCTACGCCATGCGCTTGGAAGCAAACGGACGTATCCTCGTATACGGAGCTGACAGTGGACCAGGTACAGCCTGGGAGGGGTTCGCAACTCAAGCGGATTTGTTCATTTGTGAGGGCACCTATCTGGATTACAATTTACCAGCGAAGCCAAATGGGCACCTGTCTGTTCGCCAAGCGGCAGAATTGGCACAATCCCTATCCTGCCGCTCGTTATTGGTTACGCATTTGTTTTACGGCTATGATGAGTCCCAAGTAATTGCGGAGGCCAATGCTTTTGTCGCAGGTCCGGTTTATGCCGCGCGCATCGGCCTGCAAATCGATTTATAA
- a CDS encoding tRNA (mnm(5)s(2)U34)-methyltransferase translates to MFPNVLEVARKLIRERVQVGETVVDATMGNGNDTLFLAQLVQEEGKVIAFDIQPQAIEKTRERLEREGLANRVEMKLASHEEIDKLEISAAAIMFNLGYLPGGDKEITTQASSTIQAIQSGLRVLRPGGIMTVMIYWGHPAGETEKEAVEAFCHELSQLDYLVLKYQYINQQNQAPFLLAIERRGQ, encoded by the coding sequence TTGTTTCCAAATGTATTAGAAGTCGCACGCAAATTAATCCGTGAACGGGTACAAGTAGGAGAAACGGTTGTAGACGCCACGATGGGGAATGGAAATGACACCTTATTTCTTGCGCAACTGGTGCAAGAAGAAGGGAAAGTAATCGCCTTCGATATCCAGCCGCAGGCGATCGAGAAAACGCGAGAAAGACTCGAAAGAGAGGGTCTGGCGAACAGGGTAGAAATGAAGCTCGCCAGTCATGAGGAAATTGACAAGCTGGAGATTAGTGCCGCGGCAATCATGTTTAATTTGGGCTATTTGCCGGGCGGAGACAAAGAAATCACAACACAAGCGAGCAGTACCATTCAGGCGATTCAATCCGGGTTGAGGGTGCTCAGACCAGGCGGAATCATGACAGTCATGATTTACTGGGGGCATCCGGCGGGAGAGACGGAAAAAGAGGCAGTGGAAGCATTTTGCCACGAGCTGAGTCAATTGGATTATTTGGTTTTAAAATACCAATATATCAATCAGCAAAACCAAGCCCCGTTTTTACTGGCCATCGAACGCAGGGGACAATAA
- a CDS encoding YheC/YheD family endospore coat-associated protein: MDRIGIMLDWALIEKGIQGLKSYERLPYYVEIGKELGLEPVFFHPRHVKPGDARVKGYFWNGNRLVSQLVSVPRVIHNRVLTGDTKARNVIRRLSQKKTVFNGLVVRDKRRVHQMLWKNEQIRSYLPHTVPYSTEQLRLFLDKYQVVYVKPSIGSVGIGVARIERHGGNYHFIASKKRQILSHSQILSTVRRWVGNKRFLIQRGIPLARYGGKTFDIRVSVQKNKEKQWTVSGMVAKVANKKNKLSNLSRGGTAVPFSEALFPIFPEVKQQQAVIERVGIAAVEIAKQYGRHFSSLADLGMDMGIDDRGNPYLIEVNVRDQRYSFFKAGEKEMFKQTYRHPLEYAQTLLAEKKKRKHQLLSPSYFN, from the coding sequence GTGGACAGAATCGGGATAATGTTGGATTGGGCCCTTATAGAGAAAGGAATTCAAGGCCTCAAGTCATATGAGCGTCTGCCTTATTATGTCGAAATCGGAAAAGAGCTTGGATTGGAGCCTGTTTTTTTCCACCCGCGGCATGTAAAGCCAGGAGATGCAAGGGTCAAGGGATATTTTTGGAACGGAAATCGACTCGTCTCACAACTGGTTTCAGTCCCGCGAGTCATCCACAATCGTGTTTTGACAGGGGATACAAAAGCGCGGAATGTGATTCGAAGATTGAGCCAAAAGAAAACGGTGTTCAATGGCTTGGTTGTACGGGATAAGAGAAGAGTACACCAGATGCTCTGGAAAAACGAACAGATTCGCAGCTATCTGCCGCATACTGTACCTTATTCCACGGAGCAGTTGCGTCTGTTCTTGGATAAATACCAGGTGGTGTACGTCAAGCCTTCAATTGGATCTGTTGGAATTGGGGTAGCGCGTATTGAACGGCACGGAGGCAATTATCACTTCATTGCATCGAAAAAACGGCAGATTTTATCTCATTCCCAGATACTCTCCACGGTGCGACGCTGGGTCGGTAACAAAAGATTTTTGATCCAGCGAGGAATTCCTTTGGCGCGCTATGGAGGCAAAACGTTTGATATTCGTGTTTCGGTGCAAAAAAACAAAGAGAAACAGTGGACAGTGAGCGGGATGGTTGCCAAGGTCGCCAATAAGAAAAACAAGCTCAGCAATCTCTCCCGAGGTGGGACAGCAGTGCCGTTTTCGGAAGCATTATTCCCCATCTTTCCTGAGGTAAAACAACAACAAGCGGTCATCGAAAGAGTTGGCATAGCAGCGGTGGAAATTGCGAAGCAGTACGGTCGTCATTTTTCATCATTAGCAGACTTAGGCATGGATATGGGAATTGATGATCGAGGCAATCCGTATTTAATTGAAGTCAATGTGCGTGATCAGCGCTATTCGTTTTTCAAAGCTGGAGAGAAGGAGATGTTTAAACAAACGTACCGTCATCCACTGGAATATGCGCAGACATTACTCGCTGAAAAAAAGAAACGGAAGCATCAGCTTTTATCGCCTAGCTATTTCAACTAA
- the cbpB gene encoding cyclic-di-AMP-binding protein CbpB → MNQEIPLLHIPIKDLIIASTKVAHVQLGNSLEHALLVLIKSGYSAVPVLDHQYRLHGLISTNMIMNKTLGLERFETERMSEHIVDDVMDTKVPRLRDTDEFLKALEVSINHPFVCIEDDEHYFQGILTRKSILALVYRHFRNLPFPLADQQQPAES, encoded by the coding sequence TTGAATCAAGAGATCCCTTTGTTACATATTCCGATCAAAGATCTCATAATCGCGTCCACAAAGGTCGCACATGTGCAGTTAGGCAATTCGCTTGAGCACGCCCTGCTCGTCCTAATCAAGTCCGGCTATTCAGCCGTTCCTGTACTGGATCATCAGTATCGTTTGCATGGGTTAATCAGCACGAATATGATCATGAATAAAACTCTAGGTCTGGAACGCTTCGAGACCGAACGTATGTCCGAACATATTGTAGATGATGTGATGGATACGAAGGTCCCTCGATTGCGTGACACCGATGAATTTTTGAAAGCATTGGAAGTGTCCATTAATCACCCTTTCGTCTGCATTGAAGACGACGAACACTATTTCCAAGGAATCTTGACTCGAAAATCGATTTTGGCATTGGTATATCGTCACTTTCGCAATCTGCCCTTTCCTTTGGCTGACCAACAACAGCCGGCAGAATCGTAA
- a CDS encoding acyltransferase, translating into MNSNRKGTFQDLNALFVFGALTVLMIHILSFFLANEKTYPWNSDLQAVLIILLKFGRSLFIFATGMLLFYWYQNRQLDWRAFWKKRWRAVILPYVIWTAIFTYFKHQTFDPAVLVGPFFDSLFTGSSFYHLYYIPLYLQLCLLFCLIKPWMERYLNFRWIIALFIGQAGLYVLYHYLFIKPFWAIDWDANPFLSLVKHSYVYGQHYVFMYVFTFALGAYAGMNVNKWRTWVKRLQIPSIVVMASAAVWMAYSYLSGSKSYYESMNIFEPLYLVYTLCVIISFYPASTYFGKLPKLGPWLARLAKQNMAIYLVHPLILFLMQSYVIHRLGWSTPSLVLGMFVITPPLCIFLYELTTMSFWFNRKKRVEAKPIFKNQTYKA; encoded by the coding sequence ATGAATAGCAATCGAAAGGGGACGTTTCAGGATCTGAATGCCCTTTTTGTTTTTGGGGCTCTTACTGTCTTGATGATTCACATCCTCAGTTTTTTTCTCGCTAATGAAAAGACGTATCCGTGGAATAGTGATTTGCAAGCCGTTCTCATCATCTTGTTGAAATTCGGTCGCTCTTTGTTTATTTTTGCAACTGGAATGCTGCTGTTTTACTGGTATCAGAACCGACAATTGGATTGGCGTGCTTTCTGGAAAAAACGCTGGCGCGCAGTTATATTGCCTTACGTAATATGGACAGCCATCTTCACCTATTTTAAACACCAAACCTTTGATCCCGCCGTGCTGGTAGGACCCTTTTTCGATAGTCTGTTTACGGGTAGCTCTTTCTACCATCTGTACTACATTCCGCTTTACTTGCAATTGTGCTTGTTGTTTTGCCTGATCAAACCGTGGATGGAACGGTACTTGAACTTCCGCTGGATCATCGCCCTCTTTATTGGACAAGCTGGTCTGTACGTTCTCTACCACTATTTGTTCATTAAACCGTTTTGGGCCATTGATTGGGATGCAAACCCATTCCTGTCCCTCGTGAAGCACAGTTATGTTTACGGACAGCATTATGTTTTCATGTACGTATTTACTTTTGCACTCGGCGCTTATGCCGGAATGAATGTGAATAAATGGCGGACGTGGGTGAAACGCCTTCAAATACCTTCTATTGTTGTGATGGCAAGTGCAGCCGTTTGGATGGCGTACAGCTATCTTTCCGGCTCCAAAAGCTACTACGAGAGCATGAATATTTTCGAACCGCTTTACTTGGTATACACACTCTGTGTGATCATCAGCTTTTACCCTGCATCCACTTATTTCGGCAAACTGCCTAAACTAGGTCCGTGGCTTGCCCGATTGGCCAAACAAAATATGGCTATCTATTTAGTTCATCCGCTGATCTTGTTCTTAATGCAGAGTTACGTTATTCATCGACTAGGCTGGTCGACGCCGTCATTGGTTCTGGGCATGTTTGTGATTACGCCGCCACTGTGCATTTTCCTTTACGAGCTGACGACGATGTCCTTTTGGTTCAATCGGAAAAAACGGGTGGAAGCAAAACCGATTTTCAAAAATCAAACGTATAAAGCGTAA
- a CDS encoding lipoate--protein ligase family protein translates to MSFSVNQPFRWMDSGTYQDSPLEPLIRDEALAASMQSESATPVIHLWVYDQALYLGRRDAKLPQLQQALRKFGQDGFGCVLRSSGGACVPLDAGVLNMACLLPDTSISIDSFFSFVAQLLDVGLRDYGKLEFGEVTGSYCAGEYDFSIHGKKIGGMAQRRTRHGSILQLCINVDDRPRGEWMERFYRLAGLDEMQSHKPIPSIDASTVGSIASLTGKLATIDDVKARLLETIRSEWAVSPTPFYVQNELVTESRHHLSQRLHLFSYTAKELAAPDWHLPE, encoded by the coding sequence ATGTCATTTTCTGTTAATCAACCGTTTCGCTGGATGGACTCCGGTACCTACCAGGATAGTCCACTTGAGCCTTTAATCCGTGATGAAGCGTTGGCAGCCAGCATGCAATCTGAATCAGCAACCCCTGTTATTCATCTCTGGGTGTACGATCAGGCGCTGTATCTCGGCCGCAGAGACGCCAAGCTTCCTCAACTCCAGCAAGCCTTACGTAAGTTCGGTCAAGATGGCTTTGGTTGTGTTCTTCGCTCGTCTGGTGGAGCTTGTGTTCCACTAGATGCTGGCGTACTCAATATGGCTTGTTTATTGCCTGACACTTCGATTTCCATTGACTCTTTCTTCTCGTTTGTTGCCCAACTTCTTGATGTTGGCCTGCGCGATTACGGGAAGCTGGAATTTGGAGAAGTGACGGGTTCCTACTGTGCAGGGGAATACGATTTTTCCATTCACGGTAAAAAAATCGGAGGTATGGCACAAAGACGCACGCGACACGGCTCTATTTTGCAATTGTGCATTAACGTCGACGATCGGCCACGAGGGGAATGGATGGAGCGCTTTTACCGTCTAGCCGGTTTGGATGAAATGCAAAGCCATAAGCCAATTCCTTCCATCGATGCTTCTACCGTTGGCAGCATTGCGAGTTTGACTGGAAAATTGGCCACTATAGATGATGTAAAAGCTCGTCTATTGGAGACAATCCGTTCTGAGTGGGCGGTATCACCTACCCCCTTTTATGTCCAAAATGAGTTAGTGACAGAGTCGAGGCATCATTTGTCGCAGCGATTACACTTATTTTCTTATACCGCAAAAGAACTGGCCGCACCTGACTGGCACTTACCCGAATAA
- a CDS encoding S-layer homology domain-containing protein: MKRALAVFLSVLMFLTVIPVVGAASTPSFSDVPRSHWAYKEITEMAAKGIIKGYDNRTFRPNNEVTRAEFAKIMIAAADVDINKRYVDQTFKDVPRHHWAFLYVEYAKPYLTGYKSGSTYTYKPDHAAVREDIAVALVRLLGYDQKYKADMNQLKKFRDYDDISSALRPYIAIAIQTDLMKGYNGNFRPQDPITRAEAASLLYRAILDRDDDDEIKIVFPNPGQPKPQPEPERINISDSFSDSKLKNWDTDKATGNWEVASKQVTAESDDDDLDHYFLPLNWNESDKVKKYELSVDVNVVGSEGLGGLYFNGKDGKANVVFVQKDRVVLGKVNDVEEDDIDIITSSSYKLKSSNRLKVEVNENTVSIYLNDQYLFGQQYVKQEGTKLGLYLQEEATENAPRKTTYLDNFSFKETK, translated from the coding sequence ATGAAAAGAGCACTAGCCGTATTTTTGTCGGTGTTGATGTTCTTAACGGTTATCCCGGTCGTCGGTGCCGCTTCCACTCCTTCGTTCTCAGACGTTCCACGTAGCCATTGGGCATACAAGGAAATTACGGAGATGGCGGCAAAAGGGATTATCAAAGGGTACGACAATCGAACATTTAGACCGAACAATGAGGTTACCCGCGCCGAATTTGCAAAAATTATGATCGCAGCAGCAGATGTAGATATAAACAAACGCTACGTCGACCAAACCTTTAAAGATGTACCACGTCATCACTGGGCATTTCTGTATGTGGAATACGCCAAGCCTTACTTGACTGGTTACAAATCCGGCTCCACCTACACGTATAAGCCAGATCATGCGGCAGTACGGGAAGACATTGCTGTCGCATTGGTACGCCTGTTGGGCTACGATCAAAAGTACAAAGCTGACATGAATCAATTGAAAAAGTTCCGTGATTACGACGATATTTCGTCAGCACTGCGTCCGTATATTGCGATTGCGATCCAAACCGATTTGATGAAAGGATACAATGGCAATTTCCGTCCACAAGATCCGATTACTCGTGCGGAAGCTGCTTCTCTTCTCTATCGCGCTATTTTGGATCGTGACGATGATGATGAGATCAAAATTGTTTTCCCTAACCCTGGTCAACCGAAACCGCAGCCAGAACCAGAGCGAATCAATATCAGTGACTCCTTCTCTGATTCCAAATTGAAAAACTGGGATACAGACAAAGCGACAGGAAACTGGGAGGTCGCTAGCAAACAAGTGACAGCTGAATCCGATGACGATGATCTGGATCACTACTTCCTGCCACTGAATTGGAATGAGTCTGACAAAGTTAAAAAATACGAATTGAGCGTCGATGTTAATGTCGTTGGCAGTGAGGGTTTAGGAGGCCTTTACTTCAACGGTAAAGACGGAAAAGCCAATGTTGTATTTGTCCAAAAAGATCGCGTTGTTTTAGGAAAAGTGAATGATGTCGAAGAAGACGATATTGACATCATTACTTCTAGCTCCTACAAGTTGAAATCCAGCAATCGCTTAAAAGTCGAAGTTAACGAGAACACTGTTTCCATTTACTTGAACGATCAATACTTGTTCGGTCAACAGTATGTGAAACAAGAAGGCACAAAGCTCGGTCTGTACCTGCAAGAAGAGGCAACTGAAAACGCGCCTCGCAAAACGACCTACCTAGACAATTTCTCCTTCAAGGAGACCAAATAA
- a CDS encoding HAD family hydrolase: MVRACLFDLDGTLLDRERSLDTFLARQYERTQPLQKKMSLEAFTSRFHELDQRGYVWKDVVYQTILEESKTEEVTSLCLLEEYVHLFWQDCLSFRGVVETLQILHQLGMKLGIITNGRSEFQMKNLNAIGIEPFFHAILISEREGVSKPESIILERALDRLGVKASEAVYVGDHPVNDVQGARARPHLLAGKPRDDRNGHSPFRTYFAS, from the coding sequence ATGGTAAGGGCATGCTTGTTTGATTTGGATGGAACGCTTTTGGATCGGGAACGGTCGTTGGATACATTTTTGGCACGACAGTACGAACGTACACAGCCGCTCCAGAAAAAAATGTCTCTGGAAGCGTTCACATCCCGTTTTCATGAGCTGGACCAGCGTGGGTATGTGTGGAAAGATGTTGTCTATCAGACCATCTTGGAAGAGTCAAAGACTGAAGAGGTTACTTCTTTATGTTTATTAGAAGAATACGTACATCTATTTTGGCAGGACTGTCTGTCTTTTAGAGGTGTGGTTGAAACACTTCAGATCTTACATCAATTGGGAATGAAGCTAGGGATCATTACGAATGGACGAAGTGAGTTTCAAATGAAAAACTTGAATGCGATTGGAATTGAACCATTTTTTCATGCCATATTGATTTCGGAGCGGGAAGGGGTGTCCAAGCCAGAGTCAATCATACTTGAAAGAGCGTTGGACCGGCTTGGAGTGAAAGCGAGTGAAGCGGTATATGTGGGGGATCACCCGGTTAACGATGTACAAGGGGCGCGTGCGAGGCCACATCTCCTTGCCGGGAAACCCAGAGATGATCGGAACGGTCACTCGCCGTTTCGTACATATTTTGCCTCATAA
- the miaB gene encoding tRNA (N6-isopentenyl adenosine(37)-C2)-methylthiotransferase MiaB, translating into MKETKEATVDLKSVKSPKKTEDYAKYFQAPSLKDAKKRGKEEILVHYDFNIPEDMQNIGKGKRYHVRTYGCQMNEHDSETISGILQAMGYTSSDSVEDADVILFNTCAIRENAEDKVFGELGHMKRLKNNNPNLILGVCGCMSQEEKVVKKILKSYQQVDLIFGTHNIHRLPELLRDAMFSKEMVIEVWSKEGDIVENMPKLREGNTKGWVNIMYGCDKFCTYCIVPYTRGKERSRRPEDVIAEVRDLARQGFKEIMLLGQNVNAYGKDFEDIEYGFGDLMDEIRKIDIPRVRFTTSHPRDFDDHLIEVLAKGGNLVEQIHLPVQSGSTEVLKRMARKYSREHYLELVRKIKDAIPNVSLSTDIIVGFPGETDEQFEDTISMVEEVKYDFAYTFIYSPREGTPAAVMEDNVPMEVKKARLYRLNEVLARIGLEQNKKLQDQVVEVLVEGESRTNAEVLAGRTRTNKLVHFTGDKSLIGQYVHIKITDAKTWTLHGELVSKVEV; encoded by the coding sequence ATGAAGGAAACGAAAGAGGCGACTGTGGACTTAAAATCCGTTAAGTCTCCAAAGAAAACGGAAGACTATGCGAAATACTTCCAGGCCCCCTCTCTGAAGGATGCGAAAAAGCGCGGTAAGGAAGAGATTTTAGTCCATTACGATTTTAATATCCCAGAAGACATGCAGAACATCGGAAAAGGAAAGCGTTATCACGTTCGTACGTATGGCTGCCAAATGAACGAGCATGATTCGGAGACGATTTCTGGTATTTTGCAAGCAATGGGTTATACCTCCTCTGATTCTGTCGAAGATGCGGATGTCATCCTATTTAACACCTGTGCGATCCGCGAAAATGCAGAGGATAAAGTATTTGGAGAGCTTGGCCACATGAAGCGGCTCAAGAATAACAACCCGAATCTGATCCTCGGTGTTTGCGGCTGTATGTCCCAAGAAGAGAAAGTCGTCAAGAAAATCCTGAAAAGCTACCAGCAGGTCGACTTGATTTTTGGAACGCACAATATTCACCGACTGCCAGAACTGTTGCGCGATGCGATGTTCAGCAAAGAAATGGTGATTGAGGTTTGGTCCAAAGAAGGCGATATCGTCGAAAATATGCCGAAGCTCCGCGAAGGAAACACCAAGGGCTGGGTTAACATTATGTACGGCTGTGACAAGTTCTGTACGTACTGTATCGTGCCGTATACCCGCGGAAAAGAGCGCAGTCGACGCCCTGAAGATGTCATCGCGGAAGTGCGTGATCTCGCTCGCCAAGGCTTTAAGGAAATCATGCTTCTTGGACAAAACGTCAATGCGTATGGGAAAGATTTTGAGGACATCGAATACGGTTTTGGAGACCTGATGGATGAGATCCGCAAGATTGATATCCCGCGTGTGCGCTTTACGACAAGTCACCCGCGCGATTTTGACGACCACTTGATCGAGGTGCTGGCAAAAGGCGGCAACCTCGTGGAGCAAATCCATTTGCCTGTCCAATCCGGTTCGACAGAAGTACTCAAGCGGATGGCGCGCAAATATTCGCGTGAGCATTATTTGGAGCTCGTTCGCAAAATTAAGGACGCGATCCCGAATGTCTCGCTTTCTACCGATATTATTGTTGGCTTCCCAGGCGAAACCGATGAGCAGTTTGAAGATACGATTTCGATGGTGGAAGAGGTCAAGTACGATTTTGCGTATACCTTCATCTACTCTCCGCGTGAAGGTACACCGGCAGCTGTCATGGAAGACAACGTTCCGATGGAAGTGAAAAAAGCGCGCTTGTATCGACTTAATGAAGTGTTGGCTCGCATCGGGCTAGAGCAGAACAAAAAACTGCAGGATCAGGTTGTCGAGGTACTTGTGGAAGGCGAATCGAGAACGAATGCGGAAGTGCTTGCGGGTCGTACGCGCACGAACAAGCTGGTTCATTTCACTGGCGACAAATCCTTGATCGGACAGTATGTTCACATAAAAATTACAGATGCGAAAACGTGGACACTCCACGGAGAGCTCGTATCCAAAGTTGAGGTGTAG
- a CDS encoding RicAFT regulatory complex protein RicA family protein: protein MEQTNVYTQKEILDKARELAAMIARTNEVDFFKRAELQIKHNERVQDLIDTLKQKQKQMVMFESINKPELVKKVEDEYNQLHEELDAIPIVTEFKQSQVDVNDLLQMVTNVITNTVSERIILDTGGNPLTGETGGGPEKKKSGGCCS, encoded by the coding sequence ATGGAACAAACAAACGTATATACACAGAAAGAAATTCTCGATAAAGCTCGCGAGCTCGCAGCTATGATCGCGCGTACAAATGAAGTTGATTTCTTCAAACGTGCCGAACTGCAAATCAAGCACAATGAACGTGTGCAAGATTTGATTGATACATTGAAGCAAAAGCAAAAGCAAATGGTGATGTTTGAATCCATCAACAAGCCGGAACTGGTGAAAAAAGTGGAAGACGAATACAACCAATTGCATGAGGAACTGGATGCGATTCCAATTGTTACGGAATTCAAGCAATCGCAGGTCGATGTGAATGATCTTTTGCAAATGGTCACGAACGTGATCACGAACACCGTTTCGGAGCGTATTATTTTGGATACAGGCGGAAACCCATTGACTGGAGAGACGGGTGGCGGGCCTGAGAAGAAAAAATCTGGCGGCTGCTGCTCCTAA
- a CDS encoding outer spore coat protein CotE → MSGIDKDLQCRELIAKAVCGKGHKFSTTTHTIIPSQTPSTILGCWIINTNFQAEKVGDAVEVSGTYDVNLWFSFANNTQTEVKRETVKFSVLVPLTFFDKNCRGDLEIVARAVEQPKCIKAELSGGGTITVRVESEYAVEVIGETKVCVVVCNSCDDKEFHLDDDFEDNSDEFDDFDSATLLDELD, encoded by the coding sequence ATGTCGGGTATAGACAAAGATCTACAGTGCCGGGAACTTATCGCGAAAGCAGTCTGCGGCAAAGGCCATAAATTTTCTACTACCACCCACACCATCATACCGTCGCAAACTCCTTCGACGATCCTCGGATGCTGGATTATAAACACGAACTTCCAAGCAGAGAAAGTCGGAGATGCCGTTGAAGTATCTGGTACGTATGACGTCAACCTGTGGTTTTCGTTTGCTAATAACACGCAAACCGAAGTCAAGCGGGAAACTGTTAAGTTCTCCGTACTCGTACCGCTTACGTTCTTCGACAAAAACTGCAGAGGCGATCTGGAAATCGTTGCACGCGCCGTGGAGCAACCGAAGTGCATAAAAGCGGAGTTAAGTGGTGGTGGCACAATCACAGTCAGAGTTGAAAGCGAATATGCAGTAGAGGTCATTGGAGAAACAAAGGTGTGCGTTGTTGTCTGCAATAGTTGTGATGACAAAGAGTTCCATCTGGATGACGACTTTGAAGATAACAGTGACGAGTTTGATGACTTTGATTCCGCTACGCTACTCGACGAGCTCGACTAA
- a CDS encoding putative amidoligase domain-containing protein, whose translation MILRTKASQRANKQETPATQPMTANAKEVVAYLHRPEIGRWLLRQGRIPVTTGKAARPGWRTYRICLYQDYVLDIARSEEQSQWLLHRLQEPEWHSVSLPSTETEVQVVQGLAARSLYAAGADAGQVTIMAASPHRLKVVEVEPNWPAKHADEYMQSARIWWEGQMRKQPQKLQSIGADPEFALRKSSGEMALASDFLSINGTVGCDTTRYREELGLHQHPVAELRPAPSEDPDQLFMHIYDSLALAYQKIGNASIEWLAGGMPFQGYPIGGHIHFGGLTPTFSLRRKLDAYLALPLVLIEDAGCMSRRERYGFLGDVREKEYGFEYRTLPSWLVDPLVARGILHLAHLVATNHEKLQATPHLKLPLIKAYYQGEKEKLLPYVVQVWQELKELPGYTLSRIHLDRYFSFLIESQAWRTDEDLRKTWKLP comes from the coding sequence ATGATTCTACGCACAAAGGCGAGTCAGCGAGCTAACAAGCAGGAAACGCCAGCAACACAACCGATGACGGCCAACGCAAAAGAAGTCGTAGCGTATTTGCATCGTCCAGAAATCGGGCGCTGGTTGCTCCGGCAGGGGAGAATACCTGTAACAACAGGAAAAGCAGCGCGACCGGGCTGGCGGACATATAGGATCTGCCTTTACCAAGACTATGTACTGGATATTGCCAGGAGCGAGGAGCAATCACAATGGCTGCTTCATCGCCTACAGGAACCCGAGTGGCATTCCGTCTCCTTGCCTTCCACCGAAACAGAAGTTCAGGTGGTGCAAGGGCTGGCTGCGCGCAGTTTGTATGCTGCCGGAGCTGATGCGGGTCAAGTGACGATCATGGCGGCTTCTCCCCATCGACTTAAGGTCGTCGAGGTGGAACCAAATTGGCCAGCCAAGCATGCTGACGAATATATGCAGAGTGCCCGAATTTGGTGGGAAGGTCAGATGCGCAAACAGCCGCAAAAGCTGCAAAGCATAGGGGCTGATCCTGAGTTTGCTTTACGCAAGTCCTCAGGAGAAATGGCACTTGCCTCGGACTTCCTGAGCATCAATGGCACGGTTGGTTGTGATACGACACGCTATCGGGAAGAATTAGGTCTCCATCAGCACCCGGTTGCAGAGTTGAGACCTGCGCCATCGGAGGACCCTGATCAATTATTTATGCATATCTACGATAGTCTGGCACTCGCATACCAAAAAATAGGGAACGCGTCTATCGAATGGCTCGCTGGCGGAATGCCGTTTCAAGGTTATCCAATCGGCGGGCATATTCATTTTGGCGGGCTCACACCTACTTTTTCTCTTCGGCGAAAGTTGGATGCGTACTTGGCTCTTCCCCTTGTTCTGATTGAGGATGCAGGGTGTATGAGTCGCAGAGAGCGCTATGGATTTTTGGGGGATGTAAGGGAGAAGGAATATGGATTCGAATATCGTACACTCCCCAGTTGGCTCGTTGATCCCCTTGTCGCTCGAGGTATTCTTCATTTGGCCCATTTGGTTGCAACCAATCACGAGAAGCTACAAGCAACGCCTCATCTAAAGCTCCCGCTTATTAAAGCGTACTACCAGGGTGAAAAAGAAAAGCTCCTGCCGTACGTAGTCCAAGTCTGGCAAGAATTAAAGGAGCTACCAGGCTATACGCTGTCACGAATCCATTTGGATCGATACTTTTCTTTTTTAATCGAGAGCCAAGCGTGGAGAACGGATGAAGACTTGCGTAAAACATGGAAGCTGCCATAA